The stretch of DNA ACGAATCTATAgaatatatttgaaattaagtctctcttaaattatttatttttgtaaattaatttaataaaattatgaacATTTATTCTAACCTTATTTGCCAATTTTTGACCTTGTTCGCGTTTTATAGCGCTAAGACCTTGTTCAGCTAAGGCAGTAAGTGTCTCACGATCATCTCGTAAATCTATTTTAGTTCCAACAAGTATCATTGGAGCATCTGGGCAGTGATGTTTTATCTCTGGGTACCACTTACTGGTAACATTTTCAAAGGATGAAGGGCTTGTtactgagaaacaaattagaaaaacATCAGTCTGTGGATATGAAAGTGGACGAAGCCTGTCGTAATCTTCTTGACCTGCAGTGTCCCAAAGTCCTAGACTAACAGGTATTCCATCCACAACCATAGGTGCTGAATAATTATCAAACCTGTATACAATAATAAAACttatgtttaaataattaaatgaattaaagaATTGAATGAAATCAAAATTATAAGACATTATAAAAAGGactataattatatttcaagtttttttcaaataaaatttacaaAGATCTTAGGAATAAAAGAATACTGCAAACATATGTTGTAAGATAAATTACATTCTGTAAGCATTAAAAGGGTATCtaatacataattattataGGAATAATAAGTATAAAAATGAAaggtaaatatatttttcctaAATAACTTCTAATTAGATCAGAAGTTttacttctattatattttatagtagACAATCAAAGAATGTTTTAATTTAGACAAATTTAATACTTACACTGTGGGGACATATTCTCCTGGAAAACTATCTGTTGTATATGATATTAACATACATGTTTTTCCTACTGTTCCATCTCCTACCACCACACATTTGATTGGTCTACCTGAACTCATGTTTCCAATActgtagtaataaataaatatcattACTTTTGTATTATatcttgaataaataaatatacaaaatattatatttctataatatttcaaGGTAATGAAAAGCatacaaaaattttgttttattaataaatattaataaaacaacaTCAAATGTTTTGTCTAAAAATGGTATCATTCAAATATTTGCGTaaacaattataagaaaaaGCAATACTTCCATTTAATATCCATATAACTATTAATTATATCataattagaaaaaaattataaaactcatttcaaatattattgaaaataaatatataaccaAAAACAGATTTTACATTTGCACAAAACGCATTATTAAAAGACGTAAGACTAAtacgaaaaaacaaaagaaCGCACGTTTGAACTTAAAGGTTAGCCATGAAAGTGGACAGTTCTTCAATTGAAGGGCTTGCCCTTCAATTTCGGTTTATTTGTTCATTACGCAATTGGTAAACAACGATAATCAGCATCATTTAATCACTCACCAAATATGAACAAACGTTCGAGTAGAAAAAACACCACCGTTTCCACGCGATTCCAATTACAAATATATTGAACgttctttaaaaaattataaaaccggGTGCCATGACGGTATTGCGGTTTTTGGGACTAAAACGGACGTAGCCTTCGCTTGGTGACAGATGTTCGACAATCCTCTTCCTTCCCCTTCTACCTGAAATAATTATTCAGAAATGATGAATAGCGACATctgttgaattaaaatatttttgttatgtTTAATATCGTAATGTgatctaaaatattaatgaagtaaactataaaaatttaaaccattttgtaaataactaaatattttctttaatcaTAAACATGATAATTGatatataaatatcaatattatcAAGCAATTTACAAAAACATTTACAATAGTGCATATGAAATAAACTGAGTATAATATCGTGATAAATATAATGTTTAAACATaatgtataaattttatataatattatattatatatagttaTATTATATCTAAATAGAATTTTTTCGTTTATTAATCCTAAAAGTTCCTAAGAAGTTGTCAGTATATGGGATCAGCATATAATATCTAATTTGATTGGTTAATAAACACAAGAATTTTGATTATAAAAGCGTACAAagtgtaatttttaatattgaatataaaataaataaatttacaataattgtaattttaaaacacgtttgtaaatatttaaaagctTTTATACCTTAAAAATGATAGATTTAATTTCATCAAGGAACAATGTCTTTGTATGGAGTGCAGAAGGTAATAGTCTTATTATGTTAACATATCAGTATGCAAATATAAGTAAAAATCTTATTTctctaattaatatattaattaaaatttttattttgtttttagatTGGTTGAAGCTTCGAAAGGATTACCGAATAATTGGTGAGCTTATAGGTTGCCTACCAAAGAAACCCAGGCAAGATATACTTTTGGGTCTTCCATTACTTTTACAGCCAGAAGAAGTATCTCTTTTGcttgaaaaaaatattgcacGACTTATACAATATTCATGTTTTCAAAAACAACCATCTGAAACTTTAAAGCAGGCTTTTGAAGAATATAGAAATACATTATATCGAGAACAAGAAAAATGCTTAAGGAGTGAAAGACAAAAACAGGTTATTGAAAaaacattatttataaatatattaatattgtattaagACCTTataatttaatacaaataacaaaTATTAGGTGATTGGTATGATGGACAAAATTATAGAAGGAAAAAAGCGAAAAATACTTGGAATTGacacaagaaaaagaaaagcaagAAAATCATTGGATCCAAAAGATCAGGCAGCACTAaataatatagaaataaataagcaAGATTTATTAGAAGAAGAAATGGCAAAATTACCCAAGCTAGATAAAAGTGAAGCTCTGATTCAAACTCATACaggtaaagaaaaaaattagtaaaaagaAATGATatgaaacaaaataatgtagTACACCACAGCAATAATGtagtataattatatttaaaatatttatttttattctgtaGGTATCTTATAGAAATATGTTTTCAGTGTACCCATGGACATATAAGGAAGAtgcagaaattgtagaatggaaaTATCCATCCACTTACAAACAACAACTTCGATATAAAACATATAAAGATTTATGGGAAAGAGGGTATTTTGTAACAAATGGAGAAAAATTTGGAGGAGACTTTTTAGCATATCCTggtaatatgaaatatatattatttacatattagtAACTAGATAAAATAgtcattttaattatttgtatATTTTGTAGGAGATCCTATTATGTTTCATTctcaatttataattttatgtaaagataaaaatgaagaaattccAATAACTGACCTTTCAGCCCAGTGTCGAATTGCTTGTCATGTTCGAAAAACACAAGTATATGCTTTTGTTTCTACAGATCAAGATGTTATAAGATACCAATCATTTCAGTGGGCAGAAAGTGCTGcatttgaaaatgtttaaaaatacttaaataatatttacaattatatttacaaaaaaagtaaaataacaattttgtttttattattatatttttggtttataattaaaatgtaaaatacaataaaaGTTTTGATTTAAAGAGTATCAActaatataaatttattgtgTTGTGGTTCAGGGATAACattaaagaattttttatatataacacTGTTTTCTCTATTTGAATAGTTCAATTTAACCCATGAGCGAGACATGTTTGGATTAATCTTTTCACAGGTAACTACTACTTTTCCTTTTTCTAAAGCATATAATGTACCATTTCTACCAAAACCAACCTGTGAAACAAATAAcacatattcaaataaaaatatttgaacataGTTATTTTCATTTGTAAAAAGATATTCTTCAAAAAGTATCATTATACTTACATATAATCCTGGATGAAATCTAAGTTTAAGTTGTGTAGCTAATATTGTAGATTCTTGAACATAATGTCCATCTTGTACTCGCCATCCTCTATGTTTTGGTCTTCTATTACCAGGTGAGTTACGTGTACTGCCAGAAGCTTTCTTTGATGCATGTCTCACACAAactattaacaaattgttgatttataaaaattgaaaagaatagTACACAAATAAAAAGCTCACATTTACATAAATTTAAAGCATTTATCACTtttatattt from Lasioglossum baleicum unplaced genomic scaffold, iyLasBale1 scaffold2067, whole genome shotgun sequence encodes:
- the LOC143221207 gene encoding ras-related C3 botulinum toxin substrate 1-like, coding for MSSGRPIKCVVVGDGTVGKTCMLISYTTDSFPGEYVPTVFDNYSAPMVVDGIPVSLGLWDTAGQEDYDRLRPLSYPQTDVFLICFSVTSPSSFENVTSKWYPEIKHHCPDAPMILVGTKIDLRDDRETLTALAEQGLSAIKREQGQKLANKIRAVKYMECSALTQRGLKQVFDEAVRAVLRPEPQKRRQRRCIML
- the Tsen34 gene encoding tRNA splicing endonuclease subunit 34; the protein is MIDLISSRNNVFVWSAEDWLKLRKDYRIIGELIGCLPKKPRQDILLGLPLLLQPEEVSLLLEKNIARLIQYSCFQKQPSETLKQAFEEYRNTLYREQEKCLRSERQKQVIGMMDKIIEGKKRKILGIDTRKRKARKSLDPKDQAALNNIEINKQDLLEEEMAKLPKLDKSEALIQTHTVYPWTYKEDAEIVEWKYPSTYKQQLRYKTYKDLWERGYFVTNGEKFGGDFLAYPGDPIMFHSQFIILCKDKNEEIPITDLSAQCRIACHVRKTQVYAFVSTDQDVIRYQSFQWAESAAFENV
- the Mrpl27 gene encoding mitochondrial ribosomal protein L27 translates to MTFLTQFFNYTLNNSKSLASIAATNLVCVRHASKKASGSTRNSPGNRRPKHRGWRVQDGHYVQESTILATQLKLRFHPGLYVGFGRNGTLYALEKGKVVVTCEKINPNMSRSWVKLNYSNRENSVIYKKFFNVIPEPQHNKFILVDTL